Genomic DNA from Paucilactobacillus hokkaidonensis JCM 18461:
AATTCCCATTGAATAAGCGTAGCGCGGAACATCTTTTTCATTGTCAAAGAAACGCGCGTTAGCATCAATCGTGGATTGAGTTAATTCAACCCGATGTGTAATAGAATCGAACGGTGTACCTGGCTCGTTGAAACCAATGTGACCATTACGTCCCAACCCTAAAATTTGAAAATCAATTGGATTTTCTGCAATTAATTTTTCGTATCTGGCAGTTTCCTCTTGCTCATCAGGATTCAAGCCATCTGGAACATAAGATTTGCTAAAAGGTTTTTTATCAAAAAAATGTTCCTGCATAAATGCGTGATAACTTTGTGGATGAGTCGGCGCTAGACTAACATATTCATCCAAATTAATTGAAATACATTTACTAAAATCTAAATTACTAGCCGTAATTTCATCATAAGTTGAAATTGGGGTACTGCCAGTTGCCAATCCGAACACCCGCGCGTTATTTTCTAATGCCGCAGCAAATAATTCATATCCAGCTTTGCCGCCTGCTGTTGGATCCGCTACAATTTTAACTTTCATCATCATAATTATCCTCCATCGGTTTATTGGTATAGTCCAATAATAACGTATCATTTTTATTTTTGCAACTTAATTACAAAAAAAGAGAGTGAGAAAAAAGGCGGTTAGATTCTGAGCATAGCCTAGACTGATGAATGATCCGTACTTTGGATCGTTCGTCAGTCGTAGCTAAGCGGAAGAATCTGCCTTTTTTCTCACGTTTTAGAAATAATATTCAAGAAATATAACGAGACCGCAACAAAAAAATAGTTTTTGTCCGGCCTCATCATTATAAATTAATTTTAATGTAGTATCATATTTAGCAATAGCACCATCAGGAGCCCCACAACGGAAATAACAGTTTCCAACACTGTCCAAATCTCTAATGTTTGCTTAACACTTAGATCAAAATACTCTTTGATCATCCAGAAGCCAGCATCGTTAACATGCGAAGCAGCCAAAGAACCGGCTCCAATTGCTAAAGCCATCATTACTGGATCGGCACCAAGTGAGTGCATCAATGGGGTTACAAGTCCAGCAGCAGTCATACCAGCAACCGTTGCAGAACCCAAAGATATACGTAATAACACAGCAATCAACCAACCTAATAGTATTGGTGACAGGTTAGCATTTGACATCAGATTCTGAACTGCCTTACCAACACCACCATCAATTAAGACTTGTTTAAATGCTGAACCACCACCAATAACCATTAATAACATAGCAATTGATTTGATTGCATTTTCTAATGTTCGCCCAATGTCGCCCATTGTTTTTCCACGATGAGTTCCCATCGACCACATGGCAAACAATAGAGCAATAACCATGGCAATCATTGGGTTCCCAATCATCGTCATAAGTGCAGCAAAGCCATGTGGATTTTTTGGTGTTTCACCACCCTCAAATACCATCGAATAAATCGTAGTCAACGCCATAAAAATAACTGGGAATAGCGAAGTTAAAGCTGACATTCCAAAGCTTGGTGTATCCTTCAGATCATATTCCTTTACCTCACCAAATGCAGGCAATGTCTTTTTAATAGTAAATGCTTCCGGTGCATACCACTGAGCCAATTTAGTAAATACAGGTCCTGCAATGATCACACATGGAATCGCTACCACGATACCAATTAATAATACTTGACCAATGTTAGCACCCAATGCATTTGCAACCGCGGTTGGCGCAGGTTGTGGTGGTAAAAATCCTTGCGTAGCAGACAAGGCAGCAGCCATTGAGAGGCCTAAGTACAACATTGGTACTTCTGCTTCTAGTGCAACGGCAAAGACGATTGGAATTAACAAAACAAGTCCTACTTCAAAGAACAATGACATCCCAATAATAAAGGATGCGATTACAATTGCAATTTGGAGATGTTTTTT
This window encodes:
- a CDS encoding gluconate:H+ symporter, giving the protein MINFQPLVIKVKLNTFVSLIVTSIIAALLLGMNPADIATSIKDGIGSSLGELAIVFGFGAMIGRLVSDAGGSYRIAKTLIDKFGKKHLQIAIVIASFIIGMSLFFEVGLVLLIPIVFAVALEAEVPMLYLGLSMAAALSATQGFLPPQPAPTAVANALGANIGQVLLIGIVVAIPCVIIAGPVFTKLAQWYAPEAFTIKKTLPAFGEVKEYDLKDTPSFGMSALTSLFPVIFMALTTIYSMVFEGGETPKNPHGFAALMTMIGNPMIAMVIALLFAMWSMGTHRGKTMGDIGRTLENAIKSIAMLLMVIGGGSAFKQVLIDGGVGKAVQNLMSNANLSPILLGWLIAVLLRISLGSATVAGMTAAGLVTPLMHSLGADPVMMALAIGAGSLAASHVNDAGFWMIKEYFDLSVKQTLEIWTVLETVISVVGLLMVLLLNMILH
- the nagB gene encoding glucosamine-6-phosphate deaminase, which gives rise to MKVKIVADPTAGGKAGYELFAAALENNARVFGLATGSTPISTYDEITASNLDFSKCISINLDEYVSLAPTHPQSYHAFMQEHFFDKKPFSKSYVPDGLNPDEQEETARYEKLIAENPIDFQILGLGRNGHIGFNEPGTPFDSITHRVELTQSTIDANARFFDNEKDVPRYAYSMGIGTIMKSKEILIEAYGENKADAVKKMIEEPSTEQVPASVLQQHSNVTVLIDQAAASKLTKKY